A genomic window from Sphingomonas taxi includes:
- a CDS encoding sensor histidine kinase NtrY-like, with protein sequence MPDLIAPAPDRRLRITPAVEALVLALAIAIATATYFVITGSSKPAQPLSPPAIASLLVANLVPSIALLMLLGRRIARKRAAASLVGGEGVLHVRLVAIFSIIAAVPALLVTVFASLLFQIGVEFWSSDRASGMLENARKLVGENYQREANRVISQVQAMSGDLAIDLRTHAIDSAFFQNALLLQTYRREQSEAMIIGRDDSDPLIVLNPYDKPLQNVVTPAVEQAIDKGARYVLVRNDDRIGAVVPIAYGNGAYLYSSRIFDPQLASQIRRGDAIIRDYQALQSRSRALQLKFNAALLILSLLIVGIAVWAALAVADRLVRPVAELVGAARKVATGDLTARVPDPRRKDEVGTLANAFNQMTGRLQEQNSALVTANDQLENRRALIEAVMAGVSAGVVATAEDGTIRLANRSATELIGTGADGLIGRPLTTIAPELADLVLGHEREAIVQVIRNGETRTLAVRIARTDAGPILTFDDITQQLLDQRRAAWSDVARRIAHEIKNPLTPIQLAAERLQRRYGSKIDPADTTFARLTDTIVRQVGDLRRMVDEFSSFARMPKPVFREESLVDIARQALFLHEVAHPNIRFELDHSIPAPTLVCDRRQLGQAFTNIVKNAVEAIESKGESGGSVMMHVREDSDVTTVELADTGVGLPPDRDRIVEPYMTTRARGTGLGLAIVKKIVEEHHGTMTFADRDGGGTVVRMTFDAAALAALDQGAAAPEPADEGQLAALTRNRN encoded by the coding sequence ATGCCCGATCTGATCGCACCCGCCCCGGACCGCCGGCTGCGCATCACGCCCGCCGTCGAGGCGCTGGTGCTCGCGCTAGCCATCGCCATCGCGACGGCGACCTATTTCGTCATCACCGGCAGCAGCAAGCCGGCACAGCCGCTCTCCCCGCCCGCGATCGCCTCGCTGCTCGTCGCCAACCTCGTCCCCAGTATCGCGTTGCTGATGCTGCTCGGCCGCCGCATCGCCCGCAAGCGCGCCGCGGCGTCGCTGGTCGGCGGGGAGGGGGTCCTCCACGTCCGGCTGGTGGCGATCTTTTCGATCATTGCCGCCGTCCCGGCGTTGCTCGTCACCGTCTTTGCCTCGCTGCTCTTCCAGATCGGCGTCGAATTCTGGTCCTCCGACCGGGCCAGCGGCATGCTGGAGAACGCCCGCAAGCTGGTCGGCGAAAATTATCAGCGTGAGGCGAACCGAGTCATCTCGCAGGTGCAGGCGATGAGCGGCGATCTCGCCATCGATCTCAGGACCCATGCGATCGACAGCGCATTTTTCCAGAATGCGCTGCTGCTCCAGACCTATCGTCGCGAGCAGTCGGAGGCGATGATCATCGGCCGCGACGATAGCGATCCCCTGATCGTCCTCAATCCCTACGACAAGCCGCTTCAGAACGTCGTCACGCCTGCGGTCGAACAGGCGATCGACAAGGGGGCACGCTACGTGCTCGTCCGCAACGATGACCGGATCGGTGCCGTCGTCCCGATTGCCTACGGCAATGGCGCCTATCTGTATTCGTCACGCATCTTCGACCCGCAGCTTGCCAGCCAGATCCGCCGCGGCGACGCGATCATCCGCGATTATCAGGCGCTGCAGAGCCGCTCACGCGCGTTGCAGCTCAAGTTCAACGCCGCGCTGCTGATCCTATCGCTGCTCATCGTCGGCATCGCGGTCTGGGCGGCGTTGGCGGTGGCGGACCGACTCGTCCGTCCGGTCGCCGAACTGGTGGGGGCCGCACGCAAGGTGGCCACCGGCGATCTCACCGCGCGGGTTCCCGACCCGCGTCGCAAGGACGAAGTCGGCACGCTCGCCAACGCCTTCAACCAGATGACCGGCCGCCTGCAGGAGCAGAACAGCGCATTGGTCACCGCCAACGACCAGCTCGAGAATCGCCGCGCGCTGATCGAGGCGGTGATGGCCGGCGTGTCCGCCGGCGTCGTCGCCACTGCCGAGGACGGCACGATCCGCCTCGCCAATCGCTCCGCCACCGAATTGATCGGAACGGGGGCGGACGGGCTGATCGGTCGGCCGCTCACCACCATCGCGCCCGAACTCGCCGACCTCGTCCTCGGCCATGAGCGCGAGGCGATCGTCCAGGTCATCCGTAACGGCGAGACGCGGACGCTCGCGGTGCGCATCGCGCGCACCGATGCCGGTCCGATCCTCACCTTCGACGACATCACCCAGCAGTTGCTCGACCAGCGCCGCGCCGCCTGGTCGGACGTCGCGCGGCGGATCGCGCATGAGATCAAGAACCCGCTCACCCCGATCCAGCTCGCCGCCGAGCGCCTCCAGCGTCGCTACGGCAGCAAGATCGATCCCGCCGACACCACCTTCGCGCGGCTGACCGACACGATCGTCCGCCAGGTCGGCGACCTGCGCCGGATGGTCGACGAATTCTCCTCTTTCGCGCGGATGCCCAAGCCCGTGTTCCGCGAGGAATCGCTCGTCGACATCGCCCGGCAGGCGCTGTTCCTGCACGAGGTCGCGCATCCCAACATCCGTTTCGAGCTCGACCACAGCATCCCCGCGCCCACGCTCGTCTGCGACCGCCGCCAGCTCGGCCAGGCGTTCACGAACATCGTCAAGAACGCCGTAGAAGCCATTGAAAGCAAAGGCGAAAGCGGTGGATCCGTGATGATGCATGTGCGTGAGGATAGTGATGTTACGACGGTCGAGCTCGCCGACACCGGCGTCGGCCTGCCGCCCGACCGCGACCGGATCGTCGAACCCTATATGACGACGCGCGCCCGTGGCACCGGTCTCGGCCTCGCGATCGTCAAGAAGATCGTCGAGGAGCATCACGGCACCATGACCTTCGCCGACCGCGACGGCGGGGGGACCGTCGTCCGCATGACCTTCGACGCCGCGGCGCTCGCCGCCCTCGACCAGGGGGCCGCGGCGCCCGAGCCGGCTGACGAAGGCCAGCTCGCCGCCCTCACACGCAATCGGAATTAA